TGCACCGAACACAAGGCGTTTAATACGGCTATGCAAAATTGCCCCTGCACACATTGTGCAAGGCTCTAATGTCACATAAAGCGTGCTATTCAGTAGGCGATAATTTTGAATATTTTTCGCGCCATTACGCAAAGCGATAATTTCAGCATGTGCGGTAGGATCGCTTTGAACAATGGAGAGATTCCAACCTTCTCCAATAATATTTCTAGCGTCATCAACCAAAACCGCCCCCACAGGAATCTCACCTAACGCTTCCGCTTTATCGGCAAGCTCAAGGGCGTAGCGCATCATTTTCTCGTCAAATTCTGACCGCACTTTTGCTGCATCCATTAGACGGAAAAAGGATATTTAATTGGCTCATGAGATTGATAGCCAACGACTTTAAAATCATCCATCGTGACCCAAGTTTCTAAATCTTCAAGGCTTTTTATATCTGGATTGATTTCTAATTTTGGCAAGGGGAAAGGCTTGCGTTTAAGTTGCACATCACGCATTAACTCAAGCTGATCTTCATAAATGTGCGCATTCACAATTTTATGATATGCCTTACCTGCTCTTTTACCCGTAATCTGAGCCATCAGAGCCAAGAAAGTAAACACCTGAATTTGATTGAAATTCAATCCAAGCGGAACATCACAGGAACGTTGATAACTAGTAAGATGTAAAGTATCGCCCACAAGAGAAAAAGTATGCGTGTGCATACAAGGACGAAGACAACCAAGATCAAATTCCCCAGGGTTAAAAAAAGTTAAAATCTCTCCTCTATCATCAATACCTTTCGTTAAGTTATTAACAATTTTACGTAGCTGATCTATGGTTTCTCCATTAGGCTTACGCCATGCTCTGCCTTGCACACCATATACGCGCCCCATATCATCAACGCCTCTACGATGCGGATTTGCAAGCCAAGCTGCATTTACATTCGCATTAGCATCCCAAGTTTTCGTGCCAAGTGCGCGGAAATCAGCGGCATTGTCATATCCACGAATATAACCTAGAAATTCAGCAATGGCCGCTTTCCAATAACTTTTACGGGTAGTAATCAGCGGAAATTGATTATTCGCCACATCATATTCTAAATCTGCATTAATGACCGTGAGGCAATGCTTACCTGTACGTTCATTAGCAACCCACTCCCCTTCACTAACAATGCGGCGACAAAGATCAAGATATTGCTTCATAAAAATCTCCTATTTTATGACCGCACTTTTGCGTGAATAAGCCCAAGCCATAATGAAAGCACCACCAATAATCATTGGTAAGCAAAGGGCTTGCCCTCGTGTAATAATCCCAAAGAAATTTTCAACTTCAGGTTCACGCACATATTCCACAATAAAACGGAAGACACCATAACCAATTAAGAATAAACCTGCAACAGAAGCCATTGGACGTGGCTTTTTAATAAAAATATTCAGAATCGCAAACAACACCAGGCCTTCTAAAAAGGCTTCATAAAGTTGTGATGGATGACGAGGCAGTAAAAGAGGATCATTCGGGAAAATCATTGCCCAAGGCACATTCGTTTCGCGTCCCCATAGTTCAAGATTAATGAAATTACCAATTCTGCCTAAACCTAAACCAAACGGAATCAAAGGCGCAACAAAATCAGCCGTTTGCCAAAAATTACGTTTTTGTGAATAGGATGTCCAAATCATAGCAACAATTACACCAATTAAGCCACCGTGGAACGACATTCCACCTTCCCAAACGCGGAATAAATAAAGTGGTTCTTGTAAGAAATGATCGAGATTATAGAAAAATACATCGCCAACACGTCCGCCAATAAACACCCCCATAAAACCATTGAAAAGTAAGGTATCAACTTGATCTACTGTCCAACCGCTATTTGGGCGATTAGCACGGCGAACCGCAAGCCAACGTGCAAAAACAAAACCTAAAAGGTACATCAAACCATACCAACGTAAGCCGATATTACTATCGCCAAGCGTAAAAATACTCGGATCAAAGTGGGGAAGAAGTAAATAATTTGAATTCATAATTTTCCTTATTTCAGAAACATATTGATCGCAACCACAATTAAGAAAAGGGCGAAACCTTTTTTTAAGGTTGAAACAGGCAATTTAGCGGTTGCACTTGCGCCTAATTTGGAAGTAAAAAATGAAGTGGCAGTAATACCTAACACTGCGGGAAGATAAATATAACCGAGCGAATATTCAGGCATTAATGGATTTCCCCAACCACTCACTATAAAACTAAACATCCCTGATATACCCAATAACATCCCACAAAATGCGGAAGAACCGATAGCTTGTTTGATATTAATGCCACGAGCAGTTAAAAACGGTACAATAAATCCACCACCGCCAATTCCCGCAGCACTAGATGCCATACCAATCAAAATACCGCCGATTACGGAAGCAAGGGGGGTAAGTGGTTTTGTTGTGACTTGATCTTTTTTAATCGAAAGTACCATTTTTGTGGCTAAATATACCACTAAGCAAGCAAAAATTTTGGCAGAAATTTCACGATCAAGTCTTCCAATGAATAAACCACAAATAAAAACAGAAAACATAATAACCGGAGCTAAAATGCGAACTGCCTGCCAGACTATGTTACCTAATTTATGATGACGTTGTGCCGATCCAATGCCAGTAATCACAATGGTAGCAAATGATGTTCCAAGTGCGGTAGACATCAACAAAGACTCTGGTACATCTACAATAGGCAGTAAATACACTAACGTTGGCACAATTACTAACCCACCGCCGATACCAAATAATCCTGCAAGAAAACCCGCTAATGCACCAACAAGTAAACAAAGAAGAATAAAAGTGAACATTATTGGCCTCTTGATTTATAAAAATGGCGTTTCGTGTATTTTGCCTGAGAATATTTTTTGTTTGCCGAATAATGCTGTGAATTTGCTTCACGAGATGCGGAAAATATTAGTGGATTGTCCGTAAATAGTATCGAAGCAAACTCTTTCATTACCTTTCGATAAACATCTCGCTTAAAAGACACAACTTGACGAACAGGATACCAAAAACTTACCCAACGCCACCCGTCAAATTCTGGCGATTTAGTTGTTTGCATATTGATGTTTTTTTCATCGCTAACAAGCTGTAGCAAAAACCAGCGTTGTTTCTGCCCAATACACATCGGCTTGCTATCATAACGCAATAAACGCTTTGGCAATTTATAGCGTAACCAATGTTTAGAAACATATAACAGACGCACATCTTTAGGTTGTAAACCAACTTCCTCGTGTAGTTCGCGATACATCGCTTGCTCAGCACTTTCATTATCATTAATGCCACCTTGCGGAAACT
The nucleotide sequence above comes from Haemophilus influenzae. Encoded proteins:
- the rppH gene encoding RNA pyrophosphohydrolase, coding for MIDFDGYRPNVGIVICNRKGQVLWAKRCGQNSWQFPQGGINDNESAEQAMYRELHEEVGLQPKDVRLLYVSKHWLRYKLPKRLLRYDSKPMCIGQKQRWFLLQLVSDEKNINMQTTKSPEFDGWRWVSFWYPVRQVVSFKRDVYRKVMKEFASILFTDNPLIFSASREANSQHYSANKKYSQAKYTKRHFYKSRGQ
- the tadA gene encoding tRNA adenosine(34) deaminase TadA, with the translated sequence MDAAKVRSEFDEKMMRYALELADKAEALGEIPVGAVLVDDARNIIGEGWNLSIVQSDPTAHAEIIALRNGAKNIQNYRLLNSTLYVTLEPCTMCAGAILHSRIKRLVFGASDYKTGAIGSRFHFFDDYKMNHTLEITSGVLAEECSQKLSTFFQKRREEKKIEKALLKSLIDK
- the lgt gene encoding prolipoprotein diacylglyceryl transferase, whose product is MNSNYLLLPHFDPSIFTLGDSNIGLRWYGLMYLLGFVFARWLAVRRANRPNSGWTVDQVDTLLFNGFMGVFIGGRVGDVFFYNLDHFLQEPLYLFRVWEGGMSFHGGLIGVIVAMIWTSYSQKRNFWQTADFVAPLIPFGLGLGRIGNFINLELWGRETNVPWAMIFPNDPLLLPRHPSQLYEAFLEGLVLFAILNIFIKKPRPMASVAGLFLIGYGVFRFIVEYVREPEVENFFGIITRGQALCLPMIIGGAFIMAWAYSRKSAVIK
- a CDS encoding sulfite exporter TauE/SafE family protein, whose product is MFTFILLCLLVGALAGFLAGLFGIGGGLVIVPTLVYLLPIVDVPESLLMSTALGTSFATIVITGIGSAQRHHKLGNIVWQAVRILAPVIMFSVFICGLFIGRLDREISAKIFACLVVYLATKMVLSIKKDQVTTKPLTPLASVIGGILIGMASSAAGIGGGGFIVPFLTARGINIKQAIGSSAFCGMLLGISGMFSFIVSGWGNPLMPEYSLGYIYLPAVLGITATSFFTSKLGASATAKLPVSTLKKGFALFLIVVAINMFLK
- a CDS encoding thymidylate synthase, translating into MKQYLDLCRRIVSEGEWVANERTGKHCLTVINADLEYDVANNQFPLITTRKSYWKAAIAEFLGYIRGYDNAADFRALGTKTWDANANVNAAWLANPHRRGVDDMGRVYGVQGRAWRKPNGETIDQLRKIVNNLTKGIDDRGEILTFFNPGEFDLGCLRPCMHTHTFSLVGDTLHLTSYQRSCDVPLGLNFNQIQVFTFLALMAQITGKRAGKAYHKIVNAHIYEDQLELMRDVQLKRKPFPLPKLEINPDIKSLEDLETWVTMDDFKVVGYQSHEPIKYPFSV